GATTCACAGCTTTGTGGGGGACGCGGTGATTCTGGCAACCGGCGGACCCGGCCTGATTTTTGGCCGTACAACCAACTCCATCATCAACACGGGTACTGCGGCTTCCGCCGTGTATCAACAGGGTGCTTATTACGCAAACGGGGAGTTTATCCAGATTCACCCGACTGCCATCCCCGGGGATGACAAGCTGCGTCTGATGTCCGAATCTGCCCGCGGTGAAGGCGGACGGGTCTGGACTTACAAAGACGGCAAACCCTGGTATTTCCTTGAAGAGAAATATCCCGCTTACGGAAACCTGGTTCCCCGTGACATCGCTACCCGCGAGATTTTCCACGTTTGCGTGGATTTGGGTCTGGGCATAAACGGCGAGAACATGGTTTACCTGGATGTTTCCCATATACCGAAGGAAACGCTCAATGTTAAGCTGGGCGGTATTCTTGAAATCTATGAGAAGTTTGTCGGTGACGACCCGCGCAAGGTTCCGATGCGCATCTTCCCGGCTGTTCACTATTCAATGGGCGGCTTGTGGGTAGACTATGACCAGCACACCAATATCAAAGGGCTGTTTGCCGCAGGGGAATGCGATTACTCGCAGCACGGCGCAAACCGTTTGGGAGCCAACTCCCTGTTGTCCTCCATTTATGGCGGCATGGTAGCCGGTCCGAAGGCAGTCCAATACATCAAAGGACTGAAGAAGGCTTCCGGCGATGTGGCGCAGCATCACTTTGAAGCGGAACGCAAGAAGCGCGAGCAGCAGTATGAGGACATCCTCAAGATGGATGGCAACGAAAACCCTTACCAACTGCATCGTGAACTTGGCCAGTGGATGACCGACAACGTGACGGTTGTTCGTTACAATGACCGATTGAAGAAAACGGATGACAAAATCCTTGAGCTGATGGAACGGTGGAAGCGGATTGGCATGTCCGACAAATCCCGCTGGGAGAACATGATGGCACCGTTTACCCGCCAATTGTGGAATATGCTGGAGCTTGCGCGTGTGATTACCATCGGTGCACTGAACCGCAACGAGTCCCGTGGAGCACACTACAAACCGGAGTTTCCGGACCGCAACGACGAAGAGTGGTTGAAGACCACGAAAGCCAAGTGGACGTCAAATGGTCCCGCTTTTGAATACGAAGATGTGGACACATCCCTGATCAAGCCTCGTCTGCGTAACTACAGTGTGGATAAGGAGGCGACCAAACAATGAGCGACAACAAAATGGTCCACCTGATCATTGAACGACAAGACACACACAACGGCAAACCTTACACGGAAGAGTTCAAGGTACCTCACCGTCCTGGCATGAATGTGATTGCCGCCCTAATGGAGATTCAACGCAATCCGGTCAATGCCAAAGGGGAACAGGTAGCACCGGTAACATGGGAGTCCAATTGCCTCGAAGAAATCTGCGGAGCTTGCATGATGGTGATCAACGGAAAGCCGCGCCAAGCATGTACCGCGCTGATTGATAAGCTGGAGCAACCGATTCGTTTGCAGCCGGCGCGCACGTTCCCGGTTATTCGTGACCTGGTTGTCGACCGTTCCCGCATGTTTGAAGCATTGAAACGGGTTAAGGCGTGGGTTCCGATCGACGGCACCTATGACTTGGGGCCGGGTCCTCGCATGGCGGAACGGGATCGCCAGTGGGCATATGAATTGTCCAAGTGTTTTACCTGTGGTGCTTGCGTGGAAGCATGTCCGAATGTGAATGAAAAAACCAGTTTCATCGGTCCCTTTGCCATCTCCCAGGTTCGTCTGTTCAATACGCATCCGACCGGTTCCATGCATTCCCACGAGCGGATCGAAGCGCTGATGGCGGAAGGCGGCATTCATGAGTGCGGCAACTCGCAAAATTGTGTGCAAGTATGTCCGAAGAACATTCCGCTGACCACTTCCATTGCAGCGATGAATGCTCAAGTCAACCGCTATGCCATTACCAGCTGGCTGCGGAAGTAACAAAAGGAAAAGTGTCTGAAGGGTTGTCCCAATAAATTATGGGACAACCTTTTTACATACAAGGTGTTGGGGAAATCCATTATTTGTCGGATCTGGGACTTTAGTCTTAATTTTCGGCGAAGTGTGTCGAAAACGTGAAGAATAATGGTATAATCTGGTTTACCTTTTAAATTGTTATTCGGTACACAAGGGAGTTGGCTTTATGGCGGCAAGGATCATCAGTCCTTTCATGCAATCGGCTGCAAGCATTCTCGAGCAGATGACACGTGTACAAGCGGAACCGGGCACCGTGGTGGCAAGCCATCCGGAGCTGCATGCTTCCTATTTGTGGATTTTGATTGACCTGCATGGAGCCGTTCAAGCCAGTGTGGCCTTTGGTTTTGTCCCCGATACCGCCTTAAAGATCGCTTCTGCCATGATGGGTGGTTTTCAATTGAATGAATTGGACGCCATCAGCCAAAGCGCAATTTCCGAACTGGGGAATATGATAAGCGGGAACGCTTGCTCCCTGTTATCCCAAGAGGGGCTTGTTGTAGACATATCCCCGCCCAAACTGGTATTCGGACAAAATGTCACAACCGCAAGCACCAGCGCTGTGGCAGTACCATTGTCGCTAAGAGAAATGGGCGTCATGGAATTGAAATTGTTGATTGCCTGACGGCACCATTGTCTTTACCCGGTCATAAGATAATCTGACTGTATCCCTTGACCTTGTCAATCATGACCCAGCAAGGAGGGATCGAGAAAAGTGACTGCGGGGAAGGACGTTCGTGGCAAATCTCTTCTAACAAGTCGGGAACGCGAAGTATTTGAGCTGCTTGTCCAGGACAAAACCACCAAGGAGATTGCTGAAGTTCTTTTCATTAGCGAAAAGACTGTCCGCAATCACATAAGCAATGTGATGAAAAAGCTGAACGTCAAAGGACGGTCCCAGGCTGTTGTGGAATTGGTACGGCTTGGGGAAATACAAATCTAAATCCTTTGCCTGGTGTGCCCTACTTGCGTAAAGTAGGGTCTTCACTTTTTTTCGGTAGAAAACGGGGTCCCGTGCTATAATGTTCTCATTGAATGCAGGAGAGGAGAGTCACGGTGGCCAATTCGAAACCGATTGGACTTTTTGATTCAGGTGTCGGAGGACTTACGGTCGTTCAGGAAATGTGGCGTCAATTGCCGCAGGAAAACTTGATCTATGTAGGAGACAATGCTAGATGTCCATATGGCAGCAGGCCCCCGGAAGAAGTCAGAGAGTATTCGTTTGAGATCATGGACTTTTTGATGGGTCTTGACGTGAAGATGATTATAATTGCCTGCAACACGGCAACAGCCGCCAGTTTGGCAGAGGCCAAAGCCCATTATCCTGTCCCCGTGCTGGGAGTCATTACTCCTGGCAGCCGTGCCGCCATTATGGCCACCCGTACCGGAAGAATCGGAGTGATTGGTACGGAAGTTACAGTCCGAACAGGTGCTTACGCCCGAGAAATCCATCGGATCAATCCGCGTTTGCAGGTGGTAAGCCAAGCCTGCCCACCGTTTGTGAAAATCGTGGAAGAAGGGGATCCTGCTTCTGCATATGCGGAACAGGTGGTGGAAGAATACCTTGCCCCCTTGAAGCGGGAGATGATCGATACGTTAATCCTGGGGTGCACCCACTACCCGATTCTGGAACCTGTCATTCAGAAAGTGGCCGGATCGAAAGTGCAACTGATATCATCCGCAGAAGAAACAGCCAGGGAAGCGTCGCTTATCCTGGCAGACCGCGATCTGATGAATAACGATAACCTTGAGCCATGCCACCGGTTTTTCACAACGGGGGATGCTAGGCAGTTTGCATCTGTGGCCAACCGCTGGCTAAGGCAACCGGTTGCCGTAGAGCACCTGGCATTGTAAACATAATTTGTCCCACAAAACAAGCATACTTCGTCCACCTCCCAGTATACATAGAATAGAAAATGAGGTTGAGGAGGACGTAGGATGCGCCATCAGAAGAAAATCTTGGCCGGAATGTTGATCGTAAGTTTGGCGGGAACGGCCGGATGCGGCTTGTTGAGCAAGACTTCAAGCCCGATTGATCCGCCTCCGTCAGGTGCCAATCAGGCCATGGACAAAAAGACGGAGACCATGGCAGCGACCCTTTATTACAAGGACGACAAGGGATTTGTAGTGCCTTTGCGGGTACATATTCCGAAAGCAGAAGCCCCAGCCACCCAAGCACTTAATTTCATGACTCCGGAAAATTCCAAGGAACTGCTCAAAGATACGGGATTGCACCCTGTGATTCCGGCCGGCACCAAGATGTCGGTAGACATTAAAGACAATACCGCCACGGTGAACTTCAGTAAGGAAATCACCGAAATGCGGGTAGACACGGCGGAACGGCAACTGGTTGATGCGGTCGTTTGGACTCTGACCGAGTTTCCCACAATAAAACAGGTACAGTTCAAGGTTAATGGGAACATCATTCCCTATATGCCGGTCAGCAAGATCCCCATAGGACAGCCTTTGACCAGAGCGAACGGCATCAATCTGCAGGTGGCCCCAAACATCAATCCTGCAGAAACTACGAGATTGACGCTCTACTTTCAGGGCAGCAACAAGGATGGCAGTTTCAGCTATCTGGTACCGGTGACCCGGTTAATCGGAAAAACGCAAGAGGATAAGATAAAGGCAACGATCGAACAACTGGTTGCCGGTCCGTTCACTTCCGGATTGAAAGCGACTCTGTCGCCGGCAACCAAGTTGGTGAATGTCACAAAATCCGGGGATACGGTCAACCTCGACTTTGAGAACCTGATGGGAGAGGGGTCCGCAACGGAACAGATCAAGCTGATCCATTCCATCGTTCTGTCCGTACTGGACAATACAACAGAACAGAAAGTGAAGATTGCCGTCAATGGGAAACCTCCTGTTACAACACCGGGTCTTGACCTCAGTAAACCGGTGGTTCGCCCGCAAATCATCAACCAGAAACAACTTTGAATAATCCAAGATGTAAGCCGACAGAACAAAGATCGTCTGTCGGCTTTTGTTAGTCATGGATTTTTTTCCAACGGATATGATAGTATAGATTGGCAATACCGCTAAGTTGAAATAGGGGTGGCAGGTATGGAGGTGCCGCTTTGAGACGAGACGAAAGAAAACCGAATCAAATACGAGATGTAGTAATTGAGCGCAATTTCATCAAGCATGCGGAAGGTTCTGTTCTGATTACTGTTGGGGACACGAAAGTGATTTGCACCGCGACGGTCGAGGAGAAGGTACCTCCCTTTCTCAGGGGCAGTGGTCAAGGCTGGATTACAGCGGAGTATTCCATGCTTCCCAGGGCAACCCCAAGCCGGAACCAGCGGGAAGCCACCAAGGGAAAAGTCAGCGGGCGAACCATGGAAATCCAACGTCTGATTGGACGCGCGCTGCGTTCCGTTGTAGACCTGCGCGGACTTGGAGAACGCACCATCTGGTTGGATTGCGACGTGATTCAGGCGGATGGAGGAACCCGTACGGCTTCCATTACGGGAGCGTTTGTAGCAATGGCAGACGCCATGAACTTATTGGCGCAAAAAGGCTCTCTCGAGAAAATTCCGTTGACCGATTATCTTGCCGCTGTCAGTGTCGGCGTTGTGGAAGGAACCCCTGTGCTGGACCTTAATTATATAGAAGATTCGTCCGCGAAGGTGGACATGAATGTGGTCATGACAGGCCAAGGCCAATTCGTGGAAATTCAAGGGACCGGGGAAGATACGCCCTTCTCGCCGGATGAACTGCAGAGTATGCTGTCCCTTGCCAAAGAAGGAATTCATGACCTGATCAGGAAACAGAAAGAAGCGCTTGGGGAAGTTGCAGGCCGTATCGCTCCCGTTGAGTGATCTCGTGCCCAGTTATTCTACCGGGAGGGAGAAGTATGCAGGTGATTCTGGCCACGCGCAATCAAGGCAAGGTCAGAGAGTTCGACAAGGCATTGTCGGAACTGGGTTGGACTGTCAGTGGACTGCCTGATAATACGCCGCCGGTTGTCGAAGACGGTTTGACGTTTGAAGCCAATGCCCGGAAAAAAGCAGAAACAATTGCCCAACTGTTGCAGGTGCCGGTTCTGGCAGATGATTCCGGACTGGAAGTCGACGCCCTTGGGGGACGTCCGGGGGTCTATTCCGCCCGATATGCGGGGGAGCACGCATCTGATGCGGACAACAACCACAAACTCCTGCAGGAACTTGCTGGTGTTGCGCCGGATAAGCGTACAGCCCGGTTTGTATGCGCGTTGGCGTTCTCTAATCCTGGATCTCCTACTCTGTTGGCGCGTGGGGAATGTGAAGGTGTGATCCTCACCGAAGCCAGAGGTGAGGGGGGATTCGGCTATGACCCGATCTTTTGTGTGCCGGATCTTCGGAAAACGTTTGGCGAACTGGATTTGGACGAGAAAAATCGGATCAGTCACCGGGCGAAAGCGATTCGGTCCTTGTTGGAACTGTTATCAGTGAGGGATCCGTCATGAAAATATGTGTCATGAGCGACAGCCATGGCCGGACAGATCGCATCGACAACGTTCTGAGAAGGCATAAGGGGATTGATTTGCTGCTTCATGCCGGGGATCATGCACAGGACGTGCTTTCCCGCCAGGATGTTCGGTTCAGGACAGTTTGCGGCAATTGTGACCCGGACGGCTCTGCTTCCAATGAGCAGGTTTTTGAGTTGTCGGGACTGAAGGTATTCATGACTCACGGCCATCTTTATAAGGTTAAGCGGACGCTGCTTCCCATAACCTGCCGG
This portion of the Effusibacillus lacus genome encodes:
- a CDS encoding chemotaxis protein CheX, producing the protein MAARIISPFMQSAASILEQMTRVQAEPGTVVASHPELHASYLWILIDLHGAVQASVAFGFVPDTALKIASAMMGGFQLNELDAISQSAISELGNMISGNACSLLSQEGLVVDISPPKLVFGQNVTTASTSAVAVPLSLREMGVMELKLLIA
- the sdhA gene encoding succinate dehydrogenase flavoprotein subunit, which encodes MNQRIIVVGGGLAGLMATIKSAEAGVPVDLFSLVPVKRSHSVCAQGGINGAVNTKGEGDSPWEHFDDTIYGGDFLANQPPVLGMCEAAPGIIHLLDRMGVMFNRTPEGLLDFRRFGGTKHHRTAFAGATTGQQLLYALDEQVRRFEAAGLVQKYEGWEFLSIVQDDEGTCRGIVAQDLRSMEIHSFVGDAVILATGGPGLIFGRTTNSIINTGTAASAVYQQGAYYANGEFIQIHPTAIPGDDKLRLMSESARGEGGRVWTYKDGKPWYFLEEKYPAYGNLVPRDIATREIFHVCVDLGLGINGENMVYLDVSHIPKETLNVKLGGILEIYEKFVGDDPRKVPMRIFPAVHYSMGGLWVDYDQHTNIKGLFAAGECDYSQHGANRLGANSLLSSIYGGMVAGPKAVQYIKGLKKASGDVAQHHFEAERKKREQQYEDILKMDGNENPYQLHRELGQWMTDNVTVVRYNDRLKKTDDKILELMERWKRIGMSDKSRWENMMAPFTRQLWNMLELARVITIGALNRNESRGAHYKPEFPDRNDEEWLKTTKAKWTSNGPAFEYEDVDTSLIKPRLRNYSVDKEATKQ
- a CDS encoding GerMN domain-containing protein, which translates into the protein MRHQKKILAGMLIVSLAGTAGCGLLSKTSSPIDPPPSGANQAMDKKTETMAATLYYKDDKGFVVPLRVHIPKAEAPATQALNFMTPENSKELLKDTGLHPVIPAGTKMSVDIKDNTATVNFSKEITEMRVDTAERQLVDAVVWTLTEFPTIKQVQFKVNGNIIPYMPVSKIPIGQPLTRANGINLQVAPNINPAETTRLTLYFQGSNKDGSFSYLVPVTRLIGKTQEDKIKATIEQLVAGPFTSGLKATLSPATKLVNVTKSGDTVNLDFENLMGEGSATEQIKLIHSIVLSVLDNTTEQKVKIAVNGKPPVTTPGLDLSKPVVRPQIINQKQL
- the rph gene encoding ribonuclease PH, with product MRRDERKPNQIRDVVIERNFIKHAEGSVLITVGDTKVICTATVEEKVPPFLRGSGQGWITAEYSMLPRATPSRNQREATKGKVSGRTMEIQRLIGRALRSVVDLRGLGERTIWLDCDVIQADGGTRTASITGAFVAMADAMNLLAQKGSLEKIPLTDYLAAVSVGVVEGTPVLDLNYIEDSSAKVDMNVVMTGQGQFVEIQGTGEDTPFSPDELQSMLSLAKEGIHDLIRKQKEALGEVAGRIAPVE
- a CDS encoding helix-turn-helix domain-containing protein is translated as MTAGKDVRGKSLLTSREREVFELLVQDKTTKEIAEVLFISEKTVRNHISNVMKKLNVKGRSQAVVELVRLGEIQI
- the sdhB gene encoding succinate dehydrogenase iron-sulfur subunit, with product MSDNKMVHLIIERQDTHNGKPYTEEFKVPHRPGMNVIAALMEIQRNPVNAKGEQVAPVTWESNCLEEICGACMMVINGKPRQACTALIDKLEQPIRLQPARTFPVIRDLVVDRSRMFEALKRVKAWVPIDGTYDLGPGPRMAERDRQWAYELSKCFTCGACVEACPNVNEKTSFIGPFAISQVRLFNTHPTGSMHSHERIEALMAEGGIHECGNSQNCVQVCPKNIPLTTSIAAMNAQVNRYAITSWLRK
- the racE gene encoding glutamate racemase — encoded protein: MANSKPIGLFDSGVGGLTVVQEMWRQLPQENLIYVGDNARCPYGSRPPEEVREYSFEIMDFLMGLDVKMIIIACNTATAASLAEAKAHYPVPVLGVITPGSRAAIMATRTGRIGVIGTEVTVRTGAYAREIHRINPRLQVVSQACPPFVKIVEEGDPASAYAEQVVEEYLAPLKREMIDTLILGCTHYPILEPVIQKVAGSKVQLISSAEETAREASLILADRDLMNNDNLEPCHRFFTTGDARQFASVANRWLRQPVAVEHLAL
- a CDS encoding XTP/dITP diphosphatase; protein product: MQVILATRNQGKVREFDKALSELGWTVSGLPDNTPPVVEDGLTFEANARKKAETIAQLLQVPVLADDSGLEVDALGGRPGVYSARYAGEHASDADNNHKLLQELAGVAPDKRTARFVCALAFSNPGSPTLLARGECEGVILTEARGEGGFGYDPIFCVPDLRKTFGELDLDEKNRISHRAKAIRSLLELLSVRDPS
- a CDS encoding YfcE family phosphodiesterase, with translation MKICVMSDSHGRTDRIDNVLRRHKGIDLLLHAGDHAQDVLSRQDVRFRTVCGNCDPDGSASNEQVFELSGLKVFMTHGHLYKVKRTLLPITCRAKELNAELVIFGHSHVPVIAEEQGIVLLNPGSLSYSRGVVAQPSYGIMELHAGDAGKKVKIQLYSVTGEALPGFGFEHGFQ